One genomic window of Muntiacus reevesi chromosome 4, mMunRee1.1, whole genome shotgun sequence includes the following:
- the C4H18orf32 gene encoding UPF0729 protein C18orf32 homolog: protein MVCIPCIVIPVLLWVYKKFLEPYIYPLISPFVSRMWPRKAIRETNDKNKGKGDYKGADINGLPTRGPTEICDKKKD, encoded by the exons ATGGTGTGCATTCCCTGTATCGTCATTCCAGTTCTGCTCTGGGTCTACAAAAAGTTCCTGGAGCCATATATATACCCTCTGATCTCCCCCTTTGTTAGCCGTATGTGGCCTCGGAAAGCTATACGAGAAACCAACgataaaaacaaaggcaaaggaGACTATAAG ggTGCAGACATAAATGGATTACCAACAAGAGGACCAACAGAAATCTGTGATAAAAAGAAAGACTAA
- the RPL17 gene encoding large ribosomal subunit protein uL22: MVRYSLDPENPTKSCKSRGSNLRVHFKNTRETAQAIKGMHIRKATKYLKDVTLKKQCVPFRRYNGGVGRCAQAKQWGWTQGRWPKKSAEFLLHMLKNAESNAELKGLDVDSLVIEHIQVNKAPKMRRRTYRAHGRINPYMSSPCHIEMILTEKEQIVPKPEEEVAQKKKISQKKLKKQKLMARE; this comes from the exons ATGGTGCGCTATTCACTCGacccagaaaaccccacaaaat CATGCAAATCAAGAGGTTCAAATCTTCGTGTTCACTTTAAG AACACTCGTGAGACTGCCCAGGCCATAAAGGGTATGCATATCCGAAAAGCCACCAAGTATCTGAAGGATGTCACTTTAAAGAAGCAATGTGTGCCATTCCGTCGTTACAATGGTGGAGTTGGTAGGTGTGCACAG gcCAAACAGTGGGGCTGGACGCAGGGTCGGTGGCCCAAAAAGAGTGCTGAATTTTTACTACACATGCTCAAAAATGCAGAGAGTAATGCTGAACTTAAG GGCTTAGATGTAGATTCTCTGGTCATTGAGCACATCCAAGTGAACAAAGCCCCCAAGATGCGGCGCAGGACTTACAGAGCTCACGGTCGGATCAACCCCTACATGAGCTCTCCCTGCCACATTGAGATGAtccttactgaaaaagaacagattgttcctaaaccagaagaggaggttgcacagaagaaaaag atatcccagaagaaactgaagaaacaaaaacttatggcCCGGGAATAA